Below is a window of Candidatus Endomicrobium procryptotermitis DNA.
GTGGCAAGCGTACTGAACATAAAGAAACAAAATGATTTTTGAGATAAAAACTTAAAATATTTTGGCATATATTCTTTTATTCGTAAAATGCCGTAATAATTTTGTTGACATCAGCATAGATTTTAAACATAAAAAAAGAAGCGCGGTCTCTGTAATGATTATTGAACAATAGAAGTTTGGGGGCATAAGCTAACGGTAAACTGTTGGTCTCCAAAACCAGCTTTGGAGGTTCAAATCCTTCTGCCCCCGCTTCTCAATATAATTTTGAAGGTGTAATATGAATTTAATAAAGAATGTTATACAGTTTTTCAGAGAAGCATATTATGAGCTTACGAAAGTTACATGGCTTGGCAAAAAAGAAGTTGCAGGCACCACGTTTGTAGTTGTGATATTTGTGATTATAATGTCTATTTTTGTAAGCATAGTTGATATAATTCTCGGCAGAATTTTAGGTTTTATATTATAAGTTTGAGGTAAAAAATGGCTAATCAATGGTATGTTGTACATACATATTCTGGACATGAGGATAAAGTAAAAAAGAGTTTGGAAATGTCCGTCGCAAATTTAGGCATGCAGGATATTATTTCACAGATTCTTGTCCCAACTGAAGACGTAATTGAAGTAAAACAAAATAAAAAAAGAATAAAAAAGAGAAAATTTTATCCGGGTTATGTTTTTGTCGAGATGACTGTCAATAATAGTACATATTGGCTTATCAGAAACACTGCCGGAGTTACCGGTTTTCTAGGCGGTGTAAAACCTGTTCCGATGGCACAAAACGAAGTGGCAAGCCTATTGAACATTATCATCAACCCTGATGTTTCTAAACCTAGACCGGCCGTTTCGTTTGATAGAGAAGAGAACGTGCGTATTATTGAAGGACCGTTCAAACATTTTATCGGCATTGTCGAAGAGATTAATCAGGAAAGAGGTAAACTAAAAGTCATGGTAATGATTTTCGGAAGGCCTACTCCGGTTGAACTCGATTTTTTACAGGTTGAAAAAATATAAATTAGTTTATAGGAGTAAATA
It encodes the following:
- the secE gene encoding preprotein translocase subunit SecE, with amino-acid sequence MNLIKNVIQFFREAYYELTKVTWLGKKEVAGTTFVVVIFVIIMSIFVSIVDIILGRILGFIL
- the nusG gene encoding transcription termination/antitermination protein NusG — encoded protein: MANQWYVVHTYSGHEDKVKKSLEMSVANLGMQDIISQILVPTEDVIEVKQNKKRIKKRKFYPGYVFVEMTVNNSTYWLIRNTAGVTGFLGGVKPVPMAQNEVASLLNIIINPDVSKPRPAVSFDREENVRIIEGPFKHFIGIVEEINQERGKLKVMVMIFGRPTPVELDFLQVEKI